The bacterium genome includes the window GAGAGGTCTACAAGGCCCACGACCGGCGCCTCGACCGCTCGGTCGCGATCAAGCACATCCGGCCCGAAGACGCCGGCGACCCGGAGGCCCGGGAGCGGTTCCAGCGCGAGGCACGGACCGCGGCGCAGCTCGGACATCCGGCTATCGCGCAGGTCTTCGACATCCTGGAAGAGAACGGCGACGCCTGGATTGTGATGGAGCTGATCGACG containing:
- a CDS encoding serine/threonine protein kinase; this translates as MSVAPVEAVGPYRLESLLGRGGMGEVYKAHDRRLDRSVAIKHIRPEDAGDPEARERFQREARTAAQLGHPAIAQVFDILEENGDAWIVMELIDGPTLAELVRDGPLDIGLVLSYGRQVASALAVAHAQGIVHRDLKSE